A genomic segment from Agelaius phoeniceus isolate bAgePho1 chromosome 2, bAgePho1.hap1, whole genome shotgun sequence encodes:
- the AKAP11 gene encoding A-kinase anchor protein 11 isoform X1: protein MDTYARAQGNHMKSRISVEKSFGESILQSMKSLLHSRKELCNVSAEECLNQEEQDHFIEITFIGFAEGMGTAHLQEISTVSVELPDVLKSLQLRKLKENEAVFLKDVKKSLAKPYVMKHQNQLPEVFCVMRLSPSFPRIKADYIFTLLSKYTAGIRYAVEINSSQKHQTETTHGEDDDTNQSVSSIEDDFVTAFEHLEEDEPSKIPSAGTCSFSSQNHRDAASQTVPAQCLEAVDSKIVVGSARRKSSARCSTLIDILGLKERSSVKNSVTTSISDPWIQRSFYKPYNPSDQGVNFLRKTLFSSSPAESSESDCSSPSPIIFLDEEGYQKSLKAKLQLPKIPVVKDGIEDSDSEVSEFFDSFDQFDELEQTLENSCKIIRDPILGNPAQKRRTAHEKLSSASIAMNPQKFKFDRPTLPANVKKPTPRKPESPYSSIFEVPDSPRPVRTSGEENGGFFSPIRTSAFSPLGSCGSSECLCRINFGREGTGQSHRGAAYNSYSAYADSVSCEILGSVLFSESSSEQTCAENDSKHKRVTLKEKRRQATDLKMKTSKEPEKQTKSKHKSLMIRDSIQKFATELVEKSFGSAFKDLQKGVSSCTNALCHLAARLTSSVFQMAFYEIGRRRAISLKERAINGIANFLVSEAITGALKELRQVKKQIFNNTVARFAADLAEELVFEGIMEVCQFSYPSTPTAQSSSFDYENKVVRSYARDLSESVIQEAFIELSQVDVTFTTQAAISVSMDNIKYVSAESMLESTQTSTVSPNFNDRVAQKPIQDSKKEYTVQQALFCTSGVVSSIPVPLAGRALCQQQASSDAYKVKVSTVPNAEDSTKIFKDSTHPFFSSRTREEEVASFRNIYLTSDHSQSTESTPSLFCNQNDTKLTNNRSGMNNNSELTSGSKGINTFSGTMVDMIVNEAYETITSSRVTKAVEEYSDFLTRRVIDKKPNVQGTGEDTPKSMFADHLAKYVIKQSVEESKTVLCNTSENLTCNVSSQAYRDTNRKEQCVIKKQEAEKQSNVSIIVEQQQLPLNNPCKFLTPTHSVQCILESKDCWQEQKGNNFSSKSPPPCSTVTFARHVLEDCTDTGSCSITCLNKPSKKSDTQKPSAGALNYRQTDCFLHANSLPSEMFGSEGALQMEEKSSLKHGNTCLMPDTPPPTPLVPCQGSSERNLRKLSKKLKGELAKEFAPATPPSTPYNPSAADSSETEHDSLENEEFMLKLMWSLSEEVESSEDEDHSEVPVEKGEHSAKTIQYADSLASHIISVATEMAASHLGDKTNEREAGRQAQLGMQKKRCRYTAFVSIPEETCNSLWNYAGDMAGKVINEAKKVVKSRHCKLLRLKRVNCQVDCFYVSKGDKDGNSKEWCGPVQDQWLGERDSCGLPLPQGSGMTGLTSKYPSCESVTDEYADHVIRILKREGGNTELLVDQYASRLAYRSIKSGLQQAARKTKLRYSRKTFPGQNAQVNGKLELTKAGNKDAVQQVKSSIHRCEGQMFERSVCTQRTECTELLHFSESLAHSITCDVRKKLKMSGTCLPKSLTDSCLYKKTEFDEVTGDLIKTRFSRTFLPFSPDHKLYHSTGNINENGYSEGIIQAIEQYARKVADDTLEMSLESAVLHVAESRKNGDKLSHTEKLSPFPGTVCRCCSMKEHRYCTESMSHHPPAQGSCIPVRHFLHSGLGGACQNSRVFQLDIPKIHVDVEQRTVFADKGATAAVEKAERELSYTSLTADSGIGQDGVSFAESLTTEIMTSAMTNIGQAVTISSVGREGFHSVESVVSQQMSLSIGDDSTGSWSNLSFEDEHPDESSSFLHLSDSSAVFSSSPGSNGNSSSWSSLGLEGDMYEENLSFPTSDSDGTEDKDEDSKDAVEGLEQVRKTLSIMNIDLEPNLVDPQLRAALQWLAASETEVSDLHFRDTAAREFVFLSRRLRERDWKVGDLLQAVLKYCEMIETASDGEQAPSKSLVSWLLENV, encoded by the exons AATCAGCTTCCTGAAGTGTTTTGTGTGATGAGACTGTCTCCTTCATTCCCAAGGATCAAAGCTGATTATATATTCACCTTGCTAAGCAAGTATACTGCAGGCATAAGGTATGCAGTGGAAATCAACTCTTCACAAAAACATCAAACAGAGACCACCCATGGAGAAGATGATGACACCAATCAGTCAGTTTCTTCAATTGAGGATGATTTTGTCACTGCTTTTGAACACTTAGAGGAAGACGAACCTTCAAAGATACCAAGTGCTG GTACATGCAGCTTTTCTTCTCAAAACCATCGAGATGCTGCTTCACAGACTGTCCCTGCTCAATGTTTAGAAGCTGTTGACTCAAAGATTGTTGTGGGTTCTGCACGTCGAAAATCATCTGCCAGATGTTCTACTTTGATAGATATTTTGGGACTTAAGGAGCGGTCCTCAGTAAAGAATTCAGTTACAACCTCAATTTCTGATCCCTGGATACAAAGGAGTTTCTATAAGCCATATAATCCTTCTGATCAAGGTGTTAATTTTTTACGTAAAAcattgttttcttcctctccagCTGAATCCTCTGAATCAGATTGCTCCAGCCCAAGCCCCATCATCTTCTTAGATGAAGAAGGGTATCAAAAAAGCTTGAAGGCAAAACTTCAGCTGCCAAAAATTCCAGTAGTAAAAGATGGTATAGAGGATTCAGACTCAGAAGTGAGCGAATTTTTTGATAGTTTTGATCAGTTTGATGAGCTGGAACAAACCTTGGAAAACTCCTGTAAAATTATTAGGGATCCCATCCTAGGGAATCCTGCCCAGAAAAGGAGGACTGCACATGAAAAATTGTCTTCTGCAAGCATTGCAATGAACCCTCAGAAATTCAAGTTTGATCGTCCCACTCTGCCAGCCAATGTAAAGAAGCCAACTCCTCGTAAGCCGGAGTCACCGTACAGCAGCATCTTCGAGGTCCCGGATTCCCCTCGCCCCGTTAGAACATCAGGGGAGGAGAATGGAGGCTTCTTCAGCCCCATTAGAACATCAGCCTTCAGCCCCCTGGGGAGCTGCGGTTCCTCTGAATGCCTGTGTCGAATTAATTTTGGCAGAGAGGGGACAGGTCAAAGTCACCGTGGTGCAGCCTATAACAGCTACTCAGCATATGCTGACAGTGTTTCATGTGAAATACTGggttctgttcttttttctgaGTCCTCGTCAGAACAAACGTGTGCAGAGAATGATTCAAAACACAAAAGGGTGACTTTAAAAGAGAAGAGGCGGCAAGCTACAGATCTCAAAATGAAAACTAGTAAGGAACCAGAGAAGCAAACAAAATCTAAACATAAGTCACTAATGATAAGAGACAGCATTCAAAAGTTTGCAACTGAATTGGTTGAAAAAAGTTTTGGCAGTGCATTTAAGGACCTCCAAAAAGGTGTTTCTTCATGCACAAATGCACTTTGCCATTTGGCTGCTAGGTTAACTTCTTCAGTCTTTCAAATGGCTTTTTATGAGATTGGAAGACGTAGAGCAATCTCACTGAAGGAGCGTGCCATTAATGGCATAGCAAATTTTTTGGTGAGCGAAGCTATAACCGGTGCTTTGAAAGAATTGCGTCAGGTaaagaaacaaatatttaaCAACACTGTTGCACGGTTTGCAGCAGATCTCGCTGAAGAACTTGTGTTTGAAGGAATCATGGAAGTATGCCAGTTTTCATATCCATCAACACCTACTGCACAGTCCTCATCATTTGATTATGAAAACAAAGTGGTAAGATCCTATGCCCGAGATTTGTCTGAATCTGTCATTCAGGAGGCATTTATTGAACTATCTCAGGTTGATGTGACCTTCACAACACAAGCAGCCATTAGTGTTTCCATGGACAATATCAAATATGTAAGTGCAGAAAGTATGTTAGAGTCAACACAGACTTCCACAGTTTCTCCTAATTTTAATGATAGGGTAGCACAAAAGCCAATCCAAGACTCCAAGAAGGAATATACAGTACAGCAGGCTCTATTTTGTACCTCTGGTGTTGTGAGTTCAATACCTGTGCCCTTAGCTGGAAGAGCCCTTTGTCAGCAGCAGGCTTCCTCTGATGCTTACAAAGTGAAAGTATCCACTGTTCCAAATGCTGAGGACAGTACAAAAATATTCAAAGACTCCACTCATCCATTTTTCTCAAGCAGAACGAGAGAGGAGGAAGTTGCttctttcagaaatatttatctAACTTCGGATCACAGTCAAAGTACGGAAAGTACTCCATCCCTCTTCTGTAACCAGAACGATACCAAACTAACAAACAACAGATCTGGAATGAACAATAATTCAGAATTAACAAGTGGGTCAAAAGGCATTAATACTTTCTCTGGAACTATGGTAGATATGATAGTAAATGAAGCTTATGAAACCATAACTTCATCTAGGGTAACAAAAGCAGTAGAAGAGTATTCAGATTTTTTAACAAGAAGAGTAATAGATAAAAAACCTAATGTGCAAGGTACTGGTGAAGACACTCCCAAGAGCATGTTTGCAGATCATTTGGCCAAATATGTCATAAAACAATCTGTGGAAGAAAGTAAAACTGTGTTATGCAACACCAGTGAGAATTTAACATGTAATGTGAGCTCACAGGCTTACAGAGATACCAATCGAAAAGAACAATGTGTGATAAAGAAGCAAGAGGCTGAGAAACAAAGTAATGTTTCTATAATTGTGGAACAACAACAGTTGCCTTTGAATAATCCATGTAAATTTCTTACTCCAACTCATTCTGTTCAGTGTATTTTAGAATCTAAAGATTGTTGGCaagaacaaaaaggaaacaatttttcttcaaaatcaCCACCGCCTTGTTCCACTGTGACTTTTGCTAGGCATGTTCTAGAGGACTGTACTGACACAGGAAGCTGTTCAATAACATGCTTAAACAAGCCTTCCAAAAAAAGTGATACCCAGAAACCATCAGCAGGAGCTTTGAATTACAGGCAGACTGATTGTTTTCTGCATGCAAATAGCTTGCCTTCAGAGATGTTTGGCAGTGAAGGTGCTTTGCAGATGGAAGAAAAATCAAGCCTGAAACATGGGAATACCTGTTTAATGCCCGACACACCCCCACCAACTCCTCTAGTACCATGCCAAGGTAGTTCTGAAAGGAATCTAAGAAAACTGTCCAAGAAACTCAAGGGAGAATTAGCAAAGGAATTTGCACCTGCAACACCACCTTCTACACCCTACAATCCATCCGCTGCTGATTCATCTGAAACTGAACATGACTCTTTGGAAAATGAGGAATTTATGCTGAAACTCATGTGGTCGCTTTCTGAAGAAGTGGAAAGTAGTGAAGATGAAGATCATTCTGAAGTGCCTGTTGAGAAAGGGGAGCATTCGGCCAAAACAATTCAGTATGCAGATAGCCTAGCTAGCCACATAATTTCAGTAGCGACTGAAATGGCTGCTTCCCATTTAGGTGATAAAACTAACGAAAGAGAAGCTGGCAGGCAGGCCCAGTTAGGGATGCAAAAGAAAAGATGTAGATATACTGCATTTGTAAGTATCCCAGAAGAGACATGTAATTCCTTGTGGAATTATGCAGGTGATATGGCAGGAAAAGTCATCAATGAGGCCAAGAAAGTAGTGAAATCAAGGCATTGCAAGCTGTTGAGGTTGAAGCGGGTTAACTGCCAGGTGGATTGCTTTTATGTGAGTAAAGGCGATAAAGATGGTAATTCAAAAGAATGGTGTGGCCCAGTACAGGACCagtggctgggggagagagatTCATGTGGGCTTCCCTTACCACAGGGTTCAGGCATGACAGGTTTGACATCCAAGTACCCAAGCTGTGAAAGTGTGACTGACGAGTACGCAGATCATGTTATCCGCATTCTGAAAAGAGAAGGAGGTAACACCGAGCTGCTGGTGGATCAGTATGCCAGCAGACTTGCTTACAGGTCTATCAAATCAGGCTTGCAGCAAGCTGCTAGAAAAACCAAACTCAGATACAGCAGAAAAACATTTCCTGGGCAAAATGCACAGGTAAATGGTAAGCTGGAGCTGACCAAAGCAGGGAATAAAGATGCAGTACAGCAAGTGAAAAGCAGCATTCATCGCTGTGAAGGTCAAATGTTTGAGAGGAGTGTCTGCACACAGAGAACGGAATGTACAGAGTTGTTACATTTTTCTGAATCCCTTGCTCACAGTATCACTTGTGATGTCAGGAAGAAACTGAAAATGTCGGGAACATGTTTGCCGAAGTCTCTCACAGATTCCTGTCTGTATAAAAAGACTGAGTTTGATGAAGTCACAGGGGATCTCATTAAAACAAGGTTTTCTAgaacttttcttcctttctccccaGATCATAAACTCTATCATAGTACAGGTAATATAAATGAAAATGGCTACAGTGAAGGTATAATTCAAGCTATAGAACAATATGCTAGGAAAGTAGCAGATGATACTCTAGAAATGAGTTTAGAGTCAGCTGTTCTCCATGTggctgaaagcagaaaaaatggggataagCTCTCGCACACTGAGAAACTGTCTCCTTTTCCTGGAACTGTCTGTAGATGCTGCAGTATGAAGGAACATCGGTACTGTACAGAAAGTATGTCCCATCATCCACCTGCACAAGGATCCTGCATTCCAGTGAGGCATTTTCTTCATTCTGGATTGGGTGGTGCCTGTCAAAATTCAAGAGTGTTTCAGCTCGATATTCCCAAAATTCACGTTGATGTAGAGCAGAGGACAGTGTTTGCTGACAAGGGGGCTACTGCAGCCgtagagaaagcagaaagagagctGAGTTACACAAGTCTGACAGCTGACAGTGGTATTGGACAAGATGGAGTCAGTTTTGCTGAAAGCCTTACTACTGAAATAATGACATCCGCTATGACTAATATTGGTCAGGCAGTTACCATAAG CTCTGTTGGAAGAGAAGGATTTCACTCTGTTGAATCTGTTGTTAGCCAGCAGATGAGTCTTAGTATTGGTGATGATAGCACTGGGAGTTGGTCCAATCTAAGTTTTGAAGATGAACATCCTGATGAGAGCAGCAGTTTTCTTCACCTAAGTGACAG TTCAGCTGTCTTCTCTTCTTCTCCTGGCAGTAATGGTAACAGCAGTAGCTGGAGCAGTCTTGGTTTAGAAGGGGATATGTATGAGGAGAATTTGTCCTTTCCAACATCAGACAG TGATGGAACAGAAGATAAAGATGAAGATTCTAAGGATGCTGTAGAAG GTTTGGAGCAAGTGCGAAAGACTTTATCAATAATGAATATTGATCTGGAACCAAATCTAGTGGacccacagctcagagcagccctcCAGTGGCTGGCAGCTTCTGAAACAGAGGTGTCTGACCTTCACTTCCGCGACACCGCTGCAAGGGAATTCGTCTTT CTTTCTAGAAGACTGAGAGAAAGAGATTGGAAAGTTGGAGATCTCTTGCAAGCAGTGCTGAAATATTGTGAAATGATAGAGACAGCATCTGATGGAGAGCAAGCTCCGAGTAAATCTCTGGTCAGTTGGCTTCTGGAAAATGTCTGA
- the AKAP11 gene encoding A-kinase anchor protein 11 isoform X2, which translates to MDTYARAQGNHMKSRISVEKSFGESILQSMKSLLHSRKELCNVSAEECLNQEEQDHFIEITFIGFAEGMGTAHLQEISTVSVELPDVLKSLQLRKLKENEAVFLKDVKKSLAKPYVMKHQNQLPEVFCVMRLSPSFPRIKADYIFTLLSKYTAGIRYAVEINSSQKHQTETTHGEDDDTNQSVSSIEDDFVTAFEHLEEDEPSKIPSAGTCSFSSQNHRDAASQTVPAQCLEAVDSKIVVGSARRKSSARCSTLIDILGLKERSSVKNSVTTSISDPWIQRSFYKPYNPSDQGVNFLRKTLFSSSPAESSESDCSSPSPIIFLDEEGYQKSLKAKLQLPKIPVVKDGIEDSDSEVSEFFDSFDQFDELEQTLENSCKIIRDPILGNPAQKRRTAHEKLSSASIAMNPQKFKFDRPTLPANVKKPTPRKPESPYSSIFEVPDSPRPVRTSGEENGGFFSPIRTSAFSPLGSCGSSECLCRINFGREGTGQSHRGAAYNSYSAYADSVSCEILGSVLFSESSSEQTCAENDSKHKRVTLKEKRRQATDLKMKTSKEPEKQTKSKHKSLMIRDSIQKFATELVEKSFGSAFKDLQKGVSSCTNALCHLAARLTSSVFQMAFYEIGRRRAISLKERAINGIANFLVSEAITGALKELRQVKKQIFNNTVARFAADLAEELVFEGIMEVCQFSYPSTPTAQSSSFDYENKVVRSYARDLSESVIQEAFIELSQVDVTFTTQAAISVSMDNIKYVSAESMLESTQTSTVSPNFNDRVAQKPIQDSKKEYTVQQALFCTSGVVSSIPVPLAGRALCQQQASSDAYKVKVSTVPNAEDSTKIFKDSTHPFFSSRTREEEVASFRNIYLTSDHSQSTESTPSLFCNQNDTKLTNNRSGMNNNSELTSGSKGINTFSGTMVDMIVNEAYETITSSRVTKAVEEYSDFLTRRVIDKKPNVQGTGEDTPKSMFADHLAKYVIKQSVEESKTVLCNTSENLTCNVSSQAYRDTNRKEQCVIKKQEAEKQSNVSIIVEQQQLPLNNPCKFLTPTHSVQCILESKDCWQEQKGNNFSSKSPPPCSTVTFARHVLEDCTDTGSCSITCLNKPSKKSDTQKPSAGALNYRQTDCFLHANSLPSEMFGSEGALQMEEKSSLKHGNTCLMPDTPPPTPLVPCQGSSERNLRKLSKKLKGELAKEFAPATPPSTPYNPSAADSSETEHDSLENEEFMLKLMWSLSEEVESSEDEDHSEVPVEKGEHSAKTIQYADSLASHIISVATEMAASHLGDKTNEREAGRQAQLGMQKKRCRYTAFVSIPEETCNSLWNYAGDMAGKVINEAKKVVKSRHCKLLRLKRVNCQVDCFYVSKGDKDGNSKEWCGPVQDQWLGERDSCGLPLPQGSGMTGLTSKYPSCESVTDEYADHVIRILKREGGNTELLVDQYASRLAYRSIKSGLQQAARKTKLRYSRKTFPGQNAQVNGKLELTKAGNKDAVQQVKSSIHRCEGQMFERSVCTQRTECTELLHFSESLAHSITCDVRKKLKMSGTCLPKSLTDSCLYKKTEFDEVTGDLIKTRFSRTFLPFSPDHKLYHSTGNINENGYSEGIIQAIEQYARKVADDTLEMSLESAVLHVAESRKNGDKLSHTEKLSPFPGTVCRCCSMKEHRYCTESMSHHPPAQGSCIPVRHFLHSGLGGACQNSRVFQLDIPKIHVDVEQRTVFADKGATAAVEKAERELSYTSLTADSGIGQDGVSFAESLTTEIMTSAMTNIGQAVTISSVGREGFHSVESVVSQQMSLSIGDDSTGSWSNLSFEDEHPDESSSFLHLSDSNGNSSSWSSLGLEGDMYEENLSFPTSDSDGTEDKDEDSKDAVEGLEQVRKTLSIMNIDLEPNLVDPQLRAALQWLAASETEVSDLHFRDTAAREFVFLSRRLRERDWKVGDLLQAVLKYCEMIETASDGEQAPSKSLVSWLLENV; encoded by the exons AATCAGCTTCCTGAAGTGTTTTGTGTGATGAGACTGTCTCCTTCATTCCCAAGGATCAAAGCTGATTATATATTCACCTTGCTAAGCAAGTATACTGCAGGCATAAGGTATGCAGTGGAAATCAACTCTTCACAAAAACATCAAACAGAGACCACCCATGGAGAAGATGATGACACCAATCAGTCAGTTTCTTCAATTGAGGATGATTTTGTCACTGCTTTTGAACACTTAGAGGAAGACGAACCTTCAAAGATACCAAGTGCTG GTACATGCAGCTTTTCTTCTCAAAACCATCGAGATGCTGCTTCACAGACTGTCCCTGCTCAATGTTTAGAAGCTGTTGACTCAAAGATTGTTGTGGGTTCTGCACGTCGAAAATCATCTGCCAGATGTTCTACTTTGATAGATATTTTGGGACTTAAGGAGCGGTCCTCAGTAAAGAATTCAGTTACAACCTCAATTTCTGATCCCTGGATACAAAGGAGTTTCTATAAGCCATATAATCCTTCTGATCAAGGTGTTAATTTTTTACGTAAAAcattgttttcttcctctccagCTGAATCCTCTGAATCAGATTGCTCCAGCCCAAGCCCCATCATCTTCTTAGATGAAGAAGGGTATCAAAAAAGCTTGAAGGCAAAACTTCAGCTGCCAAAAATTCCAGTAGTAAAAGATGGTATAGAGGATTCAGACTCAGAAGTGAGCGAATTTTTTGATAGTTTTGATCAGTTTGATGAGCTGGAACAAACCTTGGAAAACTCCTGTAAAATTATTAGGGATCCCATCCTAGGGAATCCTGCCCAGAAAAGGAGGACTGCACATGAAAAATTGTCTTCTGCAAGCATTGCAATGAACCCTCAGAAATTCAAGTTTGATCGTCCCACTCTGCCAGCCAATGTAAAGAAGCCAACTCCTCGTAAGCCGGAGTCACCGTACAGCAGCATCTTCGAGGTCCCGGATTCCCCTCGCCCCGTTAGAACATCAGGGGAGGAGAATGGAGGCTTCTTCAGCCCCATTAGAACATCAGCCTTCAGCCCCCTGGGGAGCTGCGGTTCCTCTGAATGCCTGTGTCGAATTAATTTTGGCAGAGAGGGGACAGGTCAAAGTCACCGTGGTGCAGCCTATAACAGCTACTCAGCATATGCTGACAGTGTTTCATGTGAAATACTGggttctgttcttttttctgaGTCCTCGTCAGAACAAACGTGTGCAGAGAATGATTCAAAACACAAAAGGGTGACTTTAAAAGAGAAGAGGCGGCAAGCTACAGATCTCAAAATGAAAACTAGTAAGGAACCAGAGAAGCAAACAAAATCTAAACATAAGTCACTAATGATAAGAGACAGCATTCAAAAGTTTGCAACTGAATTGGTTGAAAAAAGTTTTGGCAGTGCATTTAAGGACCTCCAAAAAGGTGTTTCTTCATGCACAAATGCACTTTGCCATTTGGCTGCTAGGTTAACTTCTTCAGTCTTTCAAATGGCTTTTTATGAGATTGGAAGACGTAGAGCAATCTCACTGAAGGAGCGTGCCATTAATGGCATAGCAAATTTTTTGGTGAGCGAAGCTATAACCGGTGCTTTGAAAGAATTGCGTCAGGTaaagaaacaaatatttaaCAACACTGTTGCACGGTTTGCAGCAGATCTCGCTGAAGAACTTGTGTTTGAAGGAATCATGGAAGTATGCCAGTTTTCATATCCATCAACACCTACTGCACAGTCCTCATCATTTGATTATGAAAACAAAGTGGTAAGATCCTATGCCCGAGATTTGTCTGAATCTGTCATTCAGGAGGCATTTATTGAACTATCTCAGGTTGATGTGACCTTCACAACACAAGCAGCCATTAGTGTTTCCATGGACAATATCAAATATGTAAGTGCAGAAAGTATGTTAGAGTCAACACAGACTTCCACAGTTTCTCCTAATTTTAATGATAGGGTAGCACAAAAGCCAATCCAAGACTCCAAGAAGGAATATACAGTACAGCAGGCTCTATTTTGTACCTCTGGTGTTGTGAGTTCAATACCTGTGCCCTTAGCTGGAAGAGCCCTTTGTCAGCAGCAGGCTTCCTCTGATGCTTACAAAGTGAAAGTATCCACTGTTCCAAATGCTGAGGACAGTACAAAAATATTCAAAGACTCCACTCATCCATTTTTCTCAAGCAGAACGAGAGAGGAGGAAGTTGCttctttcagaaatatttatctAACTTCGGATCACAGTCAAAGTACGGAAAGTACTCCATCCCTCTTCTGTAACCAGAACGATACCAAACTAACAAACAACAGATCTGGAATGAACAATAATTCAGAATTAACAAGTGGGTCAAAAGGCATTAATACTTTCTCTGGAACTATGGTAGATATGATAGTAAATGAAGCTTATGAAACCATAACTTCATCTAGGGTAACAAAAGCAGTAGAAGAGTATTCAGATTTTTTAACAAGAAGAGTAATAGATAAAAAACCTAATGTGCAAGGTACTGGTGAAGACACTCCCAAGAGCATGTTTGCAGATCATTTGGCCAAATATGTCATAAAACAATCTGTGGAAGAAAGTAAAACTGTGTTATGCAACACCAGTGAGAATTTAACATGTAATGTGAGCTCACAGGCTTACAGAGATACCAATCGAAAAGAACAATGTGTGATAAAGAAGCAAGAGGCTGAGAAACAAAGTAATGTTTCTATAATTGTGGAACAACAACAGTTGCCTTTGAATAATCCATGTAAATTTCTTACTCCAACTCATTCTGTTCAGTGTATTTTAGAATCTAAAGATTGTTGGCaagaacaaaaaggaaacaatttttcttcaaaatcaCCACCGCCTTGTTCCACTGTGACTTTTGCTAGGCATGTTCTAGAGGACTGTACTGACACAGGAAGCTGTTCAATAACATGCTTAAACAAGCCTTCCAAAAAAAGTGATACCCAGAAACCATCAGCAGGAGCTTTGAATTACAGGCAGACTGATTGTTTTCTGCATGCAAATAGCTTGCCTTCAGAGATGTTTGGCAGTGAAGGTGCTTTGCAGATGGAAGAAAAATCAAGCCTGAAACATGGGAATACCTGTTTAATGCCCGACACACCCCCACCAACTCCTCTAGTACCATGCCAAGGTAGTTCTGAAAGGAATCTAAGAAAACTGTCCAAGAAACTCAAGGGAGAATTAGCAAAGGAATTTGCACCTGCAACACCACCTTCTACACCCTACAATCCATCCGCTGCTGATTCATCTGAAACTGAACATGACTCTTTGGAAAATGAGGAATTTATGCTGAAACTCATGTGGTCGCTTTCTGAAGAAGTGGAAAGTAGTGAAGATGAAGATCATTCTGAAGTGCCTGTTGAGAAAGGGGAGCATTCGGCCAAAACAATTCAGTATGCAGATAGCCTAGCTAGCCACATAATTTCAGTAGCGACTGAAATGGCTGCTTCCCATTTAGGTGATAAAACTAACGAAAGAGAAGCTGGCAGGCAGGCCCAGTTAGGGATGCAAAAGAAAAGATGTAGATATACTGCATTTGTAAGTATCCCAGAAGAGACATGTAATTCCTTGTGGAATTATGCAGGTGATATGGCAGGAAAAGTCATCAATGAGGCCAAGAAAGTAGTGAAATCAAGGCATTGCAAGCTGTTGAGGTTGAAGCGGGTTAACTGCCAGGTGGATTGCTTTTATGTGAGTAAAGGCGATAAAGATGGTAATTCAAAAGAATGGTGTGGCCCAGTACAGGACCagtggctgggggagagagatTCATGTGGGCTTCCCTTACCACAGGGTTCAGGCATGACAGGTTTGACATCCAAGTACCCAAGCTGTGAAAGTGTGACTGACGAGTACGCAGATCATGTTATCCGCATTCTGAAAAGAGAAGGAGGTAACACCGAGCTGCTGGTGGATCAGTATGCCAGCAGACTTGCTTACAGGTCTATCAAATCAGGCTTGCAGCAAGCTGCTAGAAAAACCAAACTCAGATACAGCAGAAAAACATTTCCTGGGCAAAATGCACAGGTAAATGGTAAGCTGGAGCTGACCAAAGCAGGGAATAAAGATGCAGTACAGCAAGTGAAAAGCAGCATTCATCGCTGTGAAGGTCAAATGTTTGAGAGGAGTGTCTGCACACAGAGAACGGAATGTACAGAGTTGTTACATTTTTCTGAATCCCTTGCTCACAGTATCACTTGTGATGTCAGGAAGAAACTGAAAATGTCGGGAACATGTTTGCCGAAGTCTCTCACAGATTCCTGTCTGTATAAAAAGACTGAGTTTGATGAAGTCACAGGGGATCTCATTAAAACAAGGTTTTCTAgaacttttcttcctttctccccaGATCATAAACTCTATCATAGTACAGGTAATATAAATGAAAATGGCTACAGTGAAGGTATAATTCAAGCTATAGAACAATATGCTAGGAAAGTAGCAGATGATACTCTAGAAATGAGTTTAGAGTCAGCTGTTCTCCATGTggctgaaagcagaaaaaatggggataagCTCTCGCACACTGAGAAACTGTCTCCTTTTCCTGGAACTGTCTGTAGATGCTGCAGTATGAAGGAACATCGGTACTGTACAGAAAGTATGTCCCATCATCCACCTGCACAAGGATCCTGCATTCCAGTGAGGCATTTTCTTCATTCTGGATTGGGTGGTGCCTGTCAAAATTCAAGAGTGTTTCAGCTCGATATTCCCAAAATTCACGTTGATGTAGAGCAGAGGACAGTGTTTGCTGACAAGGGGGCTACTGCAGCCgtagagaaagcagaaagagagctGAGTTACACAAGTCTGACAGCTGACAGTGGTATTGGACAAGATGGAGTCAGTTTTGCTGAAAGCCTTACTACTGAAATAATGACATCCGCTATGACTAATATTGGTCAGGCAGTTACCATAAG CTCTGTTGGAAGAGAAGGATTTCACTCTGTTGAATCTGTTGTTAGCCAGCAGATGAGTCTTAGTATTGGTGATGATAGCACTGGGAGTTGGTCCAATCTAAGTTTTGAAGATGAACATCCTGATGAGAGCAGCAGTTTTCTTCACCTAAGTGACAG TAATGGTAACAGCAGTAGCTGGAGCAGTCTTGGTTTAGAAGGGGATATGTATGAGGAGAATTTGTCCTTTCCAACATCAGACAG TGATGGAACAGAAGATAAAGATGAAGATTCTAAGGATGCTGTAGAAG GTTTGGAGCAAGTGCGAAAGACTTTATCAATAATGAATATTGATCTGGAACCAAATCTAGTGGacccacagctcagagcagccctcCAGTGGCTGGCAGCTTCTGAAACAGAGGTGTCTGACCTTCACTTCCGCGACACCGCTGCAAGGGAATTCGTCTTT CTTTCTAGAAGACTGAGAGAAAGAGATTGGAAAGTTGGAGATCTCTTGCAAGCAGTGCTGAAATATTGTGAAATGATAGAGACAGCATCTGATGGAGAGCAAGCTCCGAGTAAATCTCTGGTCAGTTGGCTTCTGGAAAATGTCTGA